Genomic window (Primulina eburnea isolate SZY01 chromosome 8, ASM2296580v1, whole genome shotgun sequence):
AATTTCTGAACTTCGAAAGAATTTCGATGACTCGTGCAGAATTTTTGGGaggaaatttcgaaaattggagAGGAAACTCGAAAATTTCAGTATAAATTCTGAATGGGAGGGTCCTCATATTTATAAAGATAGGGTGAAAATCTTAccataatttgattgatattatttCCAAAATTTGGAGATAATTATTCCATAATTATCGAGATGCTTCTTCCATACATATTGATATGCTTCTTTGTTAAGAAAAGATGCCTTatttgtaatatttccttccaaTTAGGTGGATATCCGCCTTAATTTACTGTGTATTTTGCTAACCAATCCATCCATAAGATGATGTCGAAATCGACCATGATCAACTGTATCAAGTCGGCGCTAAAAGTcgattactgatattgattttACAATCTCTTTAAATTTCGTGAGTTTCAATCAGTGTTTTTATAACCGGATCGTTAATCGAACCGGTCAAGccttaaaaaatggttcaaccggttcaaccggttccaccggacggtcgaaccggatcaataaaattaatattttatttattttatataataaataaaatagtaaaatattgattatttatgtttttatagtttttatttaatttttaagatgaaaattacaataaaaatcaaaataaacatcacttttcaaattcaaaaatccaaattacACATAACATGTAACCAAATAGTGATGACCAAGTTTAAGTGCCCAAGTAAACAtcaagattaattataaaaaaatagcaAACATCaagtttcttataaaaaaaagtttctagttgcaaaaaccgtcgctatttagcgacggtttgaaaaacaccgtcgctaaatagcgacggttattccttaactgtcgctatatagcgacggtttttgaaataaCCGTCGTCGATCTCTgggcaattttttttataatttcacaGACCCGGCCGGTTCCTGAAGACCGGCCGGTTTCCGGTTTTTCCGGTTGAACCGGGTTTTAACCGGTTTTTTCCGGTTAAACCTGTTTTCCGGGTTTTTATTTATGTCCGGACCGGTCTGGAGGCCGGTTCGCGGTTGAACCGGTCCAACCGGCCGGTCCGGTCCGGTTTTGAAAACATTGGTTTCAATGGCCCTACTTGTAGGTGTGGCTATTCGAAAAGGCTCAGCTAGTTTCTCAGGCTTACATCCTAACTTCTTAGCAAATATCTTAGACATAAAGAAATGGATAGCACCACAGTCAAATAATGCATAACCAGGCACTTGCTGAATAAGTATGGTACCTGACACAACTTCATTGGCGTCATCTTCCTCTTCCTGAGTTATGGCAACGATCATGTCGTTAGGTTTGTCCTACTTTGGCTTACTAGGGCCTGCTCCTGCATTTGGCCCAGTTCCTCAGTTAGGCCCTGCTGATCGGTTGGCGGCGGTAGGACAATCTGCAATTTTGTGCCCCGATTTTCCACGTCCAAAGCATACACCGCTGGCCCTTCGGCATTCCCCGGCGTGTCTGAAGCCACAAGTTGGGCATGGCTTGAGTCCTTGATAGTTAGTGGCGGGGGATTGCCCTGAGGGAGGTCCACCTGACTGATTGGGCCTCTTGAACATTGGTTTTCCCTGAGAAAGCTGGCTGCTAGGGGTCGCTTGTTCCAGTTTTCCCCTTCTCTTCGACGAATATCAGCTTCGGCTCGGATAGCCGCGCCATCAGGTCTGAAAATTTGGCAGGTTGGTAGACTGCTAGAGTTGATTGGATCCTGATGTTCAACCCCTTCTTAAAGCGGTGCAATTTCAGAACTTCATCCGCCATGATTGCTGAAGCATATGATCCAAGGGCATTGAACTGGGAGGTGTATTCCACAACTCACATATCTGAAGCTTGGATGAAATTTTCAAACTCACTCAGTTTCTGCAGTCTGCCCTTGGTGGAAAATACTGTTTCAGAAAAGCTTCTCTAAAATGCTGCCAAGTGATTGGTCCTGCAGCTGTCATGGCTGGCGAGATTGCTTCCCACCACTTGCCTGCTTTATCCTCCAGGAAATGCACTATCACGCCCACTTTCAGTGGCTCGGGGACTACCAACAGTCGCAGCTGAGTCTCCAAATTTTTCAGCCGACTCTGGATAACTTCAGGGTCGTCAGCTCCACTGAAGGTTGGACACCTGTTCTTGCGAAGTGATTCATAGTGGAACTTGACTCCGTGCTGTgttggaggtggaggtggatgATTGGCATTCGGGTTCACTAGCCCTTGTAGTGTCGTTGCCACGATCGTGGCTATAGCCATCAGGTCTGCTTGGTTAAGACTGAACCCAGGTGGTGGTCCATTATCTCCTTCGTTGGCATTGTTGTTGTTAGCATAGCGAGGGTTCCGGTTTTGTCTCGGAGGTCTACCGGCCATTTCTTACAATTAAACGTTTCTAAGAATTTGTTGTGCATAACGACAAGATTGAATAAATAAGTTATGCTGGAACAAccgaaattaataaataaacataactttattattttttttttaatatagaaGAACAACCGAATGGAAACAAATAGTATTGAATGAAAACAAATCGTACTGGCTGAAATAATATAGCATCAATGGGAAAATAAACTCCTAGTAATAAAGAAATGTCACTAAGACACTCTAATCCTCTATCTCTCCGTGTCATAGTTAGTGACGTAAACAAACCAAGTTACtcgcgagatattctgagctcAGATCGATAAAAAAActcgttcgttaagcttatcgaaCCGAGCTCGAGTACACACGAACAATCCTGAGCTCGAGCACACATGAACAAGTCTTGAGTATACACTAATAACTTACATTATTATACATCGAAATTTGAGTAGCGTAAAAAAAGTGCTTGAACTATAAAATTAAAAGTCAACCTCCTTAGATTTTCATatcttaatttatttttttgttaaaaatgttCCAAACGATCTTGTTTAAAAaactcaaaatcatatatcttcCTTTGTCGAACCGAGCAGCCAAATGTCCTCCCTTTCTTCCCTGCTCCGCCGTAGTTTCTCCACCACAGCCTCATTCCAGTCTCCCTCGATCAAATCTCTTTCCGAGGACCTCTACAAAGAACGGGATCTCAAAAGGCTAGTCCAAAAATTCAAACGCTACTCCTCTTCTGATCGTTTCCGCGCCAAGGCAGGAATATATGAGACAACCGTACGCCGCCTAGCCTCTGCGAAACGCTTCCGATGGATCCAAGAAATTCTTGAACACCAAAACGAGTTCAAGTATGACGTCTCCAAAGAGAACTTCAACATCAGGCTCATCAAATTGTATGGTCAAGCGGGTATGTTTGATTGTGCCAAGAAAGTGTTCGATGAAATGCCGGAGAGGAATTGTGAAAGAACTGTGAAGTCCGTGAATGCACTTTTGTCCGCATGCGTTAGTGCTGGAAATTATGATGAAATTGAGGGAATTTTTAAGCAAATGGAGATGAAGTGGAAGGTGAAGCCGGATGTGGTTTCATATAACATTGTGATTAAAGGGTTTTGTGAAATGGGGAAGCTGGATAGAGGGCTGGCTCTTTTTGATGACATGGTGAGAAAAAATGGAGCGAACCCAGATTTGATAACGTTCAATACTCTTCTTAATAGGCTGTACGAGGATAAAAGGTTTGACGATGGCGAAAATATGTGGAAACAAATGGTTAAATGTAACTTAATTCCGAATGTTAGAAGTTACAATGCAAGGCTTGTTGGATTAGTCAATGAGAAGAAGTTTGAAGAAGCAGGCAAATTGATCACTGACATGGGTCAAAATGGAATAAAACCAGATTTTTTTACCTATGCTGCTCTGATTAGAGGGTACTGTAATGAGGGAAACGTGAAGGAGGTGAAAAATTGGTATTCGGAAATGGCGAGATGTGATTTTGTACCAGATAGAGCATTGGTTGGGGCAGTTCTTTCATTTGCTTGCGACCATGGAGATTATGATTGGTGTTTCGAGCTTTGCAATGAGTTGTTTGAGAGAAAGTGTCTTGTTGACTCAGGGGTGTTGCAAAAGGTGGTAGACAATTTGTTGAAGGTCTCTAGAGATACAGAGGCTAAGAAGGTTGTGCAGATGGGGAAGACAAATGATTATTGTCTTTATAAACTTAAACTAGCATGATTTGGTATCTTTGTTCTCTTTTGCAGTTCCAGAATTTCAAGAAACAAGTTTTGTGGTCTTTTTTTGGTTTCTGATAATTGCTCAGTCGTCCACTGTAGCGGAACTGAAATAAAAGCTTCTTGACTTTATTTATATTTGTGATCAGCATCTTTCATACAGATTGAAGTTTAGTTGAATTTTGCACCAGTTTTCATTGTTGCATCTTACACGTCGGATAGATATACATAATCTGGTTAATCTTCAATCGCAAAGTAACCCCTTATCCTTTAAGTAGGCCACAGATTGATCATATATTTCTTCAATTCCATACTCAAACTTGAACCCCTCATTCAGCAGTTTATCTGATGAGATTATCAACTTAGCTTTTGACCGGACATCTCCTAAACTGCAAGTAATAAAAAATACGACAGTTGATACAGTCTATCTGAAAATATGGGATCGCTGAAAGAAGTATGTGCTTACTCTGTTGGGATGTTATACATAGGGTATCTCTGTCTCAGAAAATCTGCAAGCTCACATACACCGGTATTCACGGCACAGCAAATGTATCGGCCAAAAGCTGAATCCTTTTCGGCTACAAAGATATGTGCACGGCAGACGTCCTTCACATGAGCCAAAGAGATTGAGCCCGACAGCTTTTGCATCCCGTTTAAACCGTTCATATGGAATTTATTTCCTGCAATTTTTTTGCCAGTGAACTTTAAGATAAGCATTCTACTTGATTATGCCTTGTTGTGAGGTACACGCTTTAACTTATAAAATATTTAGATACCTATTATTAAGGAGGTTGCAAGAGTGACGCTGCTGGGAATTTCTGGAGTAAGTGAAGGACCAGCCATTAGAGAAGGAATGATCGTAATGAGGTTGATGTTATATTCCTTGGCAAATTTCCATGCAGCCTTTTCAGCCAGTGTTTTGGAGACAGCATACCCCTGGAATGATGTTGTAATGGTTGTATTTCAGCATAAACAAATAAATGGCCTGCCGTATTCTACATATTTATTCTCCATCTTAAATCCTTTTAAAAGTTGTTTCAAATGCATACTCATATTTAACCATTTGTTGAAGATAATGCTCCGAAAAAATGCTTAATGGAAATATTGCAAATTCTAACAGGAAAAAAATTGTTTACCCAAGTGGGGGGCTTGACAGAGGTGAGGAATTCAACATCAGTCCAGTTATTTTCATCCATCACCAATCCTGTCTCGTTTAGCTGATTTATACTCACTGTAGCAGCAGATGATGTAAAAACCACACGCTCAACAGTTCCTGCTTTGGCACAGGCTTTCATCACATTAATCACTCCCTCAATCGCTGGTTTTATCATGTCATTCTGCATGCAAAATTGGAATCATGATAAACTACTTAATTAAGATTAGATGGATCATGTTTTTTTGACTAATTCCTATACTTGAGGATCTTCAGAAGCAAAGTTAACAGGCGTCGCAACGTGAAACACGAAGTCACTCCCAGTTATAGGGTCATCGAAACTGGATTCATCTGTTAAATCCGCCTGGAATATTTTCAGGTTTCCGAGATTTTGCAATGCCAGCAGGTGAGATATCTTCGCCCCGTTTTCTGCAGAAATCATATCCCGTGGAAGAAACAAGTAACTTTGATATCTTTATTATAAAATCAGTAAAGTCGAGTAGTTTAGTGGGAGACTAACCTTTGTCTCGTACCGTAGTATTAACTGAATAGCCTTTCTGAAGCAATAACTTGACAAGTGAAGAAGCCACAAAACCAGTGCCACCAATTACACACGCAGTTCTTGGTCGAGATTCCATTATATTTTCTACCTGTTCGAAGGCATTGCATTGCATGGCATAGCAATATATCCAAGTGAAATCGAGGATTTTTAGGTGTGATCACACATTCACATCACCAAACTTTCAACCCAGGATCAATTGGCGTTGGAGATTAGTTGGTCTGTGTCTTACTCgaacacacacgcacacacacaaacatataggcataaatatatttaatctaaACTTACTGATGTTTGATTGGTTAGTATGTGTATGATACTAATAATAGGATTaatcacaaaaaaaaatgtattaTAAATCTAATAGAAAATATAAGAGAGGAGAAGAGTGAAAGATGAGAATGAAGTGTTTTATTTATCAACCAAGAATCCCTGTTTTTAGGTGCAACTGAGTGATATGTATTTGGAAAGAGAACACTAATAAAGTCATTTACATAAATATCATTCATCATAATCATTTACAAATATAACAATTTATAACACTCATTTTTGGATGATTATTCACTTAACAtaatatcatataaaataataatataacataataaataatatattttaaattctaaagatttaaatatatacaaataataaaatatatatatttttcaaagtttaaaatctagaaaacataattatattcaaatataatttagaTGAATCTCCAAACTGACCTAACTAATTAAAATGTGTTATTTTTTATgacaataatattaattttcatgatAGATATGGATAGAGTCGATCCGTTTCATGTGTATAAATACGTAAAATTAGCTCACAAaaaacatactcttcaataattaattaaaaaaataaagatatgAAGGGTACATATTGtaattttttgtttaataatttAACTGATGTGAGAGAAATAATTAATACATTGCAACGTTCAATTCATTCCATCCAACCAATCACCCTAGGATAACTTTTatcaataaatatttataataattgacACATACTTTATAGAGTAACTTCCTATAGGATATGACATgtgatattaatatttttatttcagtttttgccCCCAAAACATATTTTATATGAATATCATTACATATATATTAGTAATTTCACTATATCTTTGGAATTGCTTATAGGTCGTTCTCAACTAGCTTTAACAAATAAGATAAATATCATTTTAATATATTGATGATGCTAGAGAAAAATTGGTAGAGTTGTGTCGAATTCTCGAGCCCGTTCATTCGTTTCTTAGCAGATGTTGCCCGATAGTAAAATGAATGAGCTCTCAGAGATCGATCATGATCGCGATTTTATGCATACTCAAACAACAAACTCGTGAATTGATATGCTGAAAACGTTCCTGACGTAACCACTCCCGTGGGTAAAGTCGCTATTGGGCTCATTAAAAGAGAAAAAATTAACAATCTATAAGTATACAAGGACTACAATATGAACTGGATGAATCAATGGATGGATTAACTGGATATTATAGGAGAAAAATATTGATGATCTCAATCAAAACCTGGATGCTATGTACTCTCCGACATCTGACCATGCTTACATTAAATGCCTCATTAATTACCTCATTaaatgtttcatcaaatattgTATTAAATATTGCATTAAAGACTATGTTTCGTACTACGACCGAGAGATCATGTCCCACCGTTAGCTTCATTATGTCGAGTCTAGCCCATCTATGCACTGCCTCACAAGCTCGTGATTGCCAAATAAGTTGATGCAAATCCCCTGTCCCACACCTCTGATTAATATCCAGGTAAAGCCTTCATTCTCAAGATAAGGATCCTTACTAGAGCTAGTTCCGCCATTCTAGGACTATCATCATTATAGCTTCTTTGGACTCGCGTCTTGAGTCTCCGAGTATGTCTCCCATTACCTCGAATGATAACCACCTCGGCTCCCACTAGCTCGGTCGAGCTCCTCTTCAACCGCCAGTTTGATTTGTTAGATGGCCATGGTAACAGCCAAAGGCGTCATCAAACTCCATGAGTCCGACTCTTCGCACCTGATTACTATTTTTTGAGTATAATTATTCATAGTGTCTCATAAATATCGACAAAATTAGTGCATTGAATTGTGAGTGGATGTCATTTAGTCAAAAAGAGTTggcaagtttttgtcaaatttgGACAAAGATATGATGAATATTAGCATTCACATATAAGAAATCACCTATAAAAGGTTTTTCTCTTATCGTTAAAAACATACCAAGCATCTCATTCAAGTTCTTTCTCTCTATTTCATAACATTTGAGTGTTtaattctataatatttgtgatatGTTTTTTCTCCTGTATTTAGGAAGTGTATGTTGTCTTTGGAAACCCAGTAAGTGGTTGTACactacaaaatattatagt
Coding sequences:
- the LOC140838804 gene encoding anthocyanidin reductase ((2S)-flavan-3-ol-forming); amino-acid sequence: MQCNAFEQVENIMESRPRTACVIGGTGFVASSLVKLLLQKGYSVNTTVRDKENGAKISHLLALQNLGNLKIFQADLTDESSFDDPITGSDFVFHVATPVNFASEDPQNDMIKPAIEGVINVMKACAKAGTVERVVFTSSAATVSINQLNETGLVMDENNWTDVEFLTSVKPPTWGYAVSKTLAEKAAWKFAKEYNINLITIIPSLMAGPSLTPEIPSSVTLATSLIIGNKFHMNGLNGMQKLSGSISLAHVKDVCRAHIFVAEKDSAFGRYICCAVNTGVCELADFLRQRYPMYNIPTDLGDVRSKAKLIISSDKLLNEGFKFEYGIEEIYDQSVAYLKDKGLLCD
- the LOC140838803 gene encoding uncharacterized protein; amino-acid sequence: MSSLSSLLRRSFSTTASFQSPSIKSLSEDLYKERDLKRLVQKFKRYSSSDRFRAKAGIYETTVRRLASAKRFRWIQEILEHQNEFKYDVSKENFNIRLIKLYGQAGMFDCAKKVFDEMPERNCERTVKSVNALLSACVSAGNYDEIEGIFKQMEMKWKVKPDVVSYNIVIKGFCEMGKLDRGLALFDDMVRKNGANPDLITFNTLLNRLYEDKRFDDGENMWKQMVKCNLIPNVRSYNARLVGLVNEKKFEEAGKLITDMGQNGIKPDFFTYAALIRGYCNEGNVKEVKNWYSEMARCDFVPDRALVGAVLSFACDHGDYDWCFELCNELFERKCLVDSGVLQKVVDNLLKVSRDTEAKKVVQMGKTNDYCLYKLKLA